One genomic region from Leptolyngbyaceae cyanobacterium JSC-12 encodes:
- a CDS encoding phosphomannomutase (IMG reference gene:2510097442~PFAM: Phosphoglucomutase/phosphomannomutase, alpha/beta/alpha domain III; Phosphoglucomutase/phosphomannomutase, alpha/beta/alpha domain II; Phosphoglucomutase/phosphomannomutase, C-terminal domain; Phosphoglucomutase/phosphomannomutase, alpha/beta/alpha domain I) has product MGLGNRDDVTNGAITAKSGCYTLNANTLVKGNLLYFAKGNLHMTQTTPTSDLIDGIKFGTDGWRGVIAAEFTFDRVRYVAAIAAQVLADVYGSITNYSRLIIVGYDRRFLSEEFAQTVAESIQQAGFNVLLSEGYAPTPAFSWAAKQQNALGALVITASHNPGKYSGLKVKGAFGGSVAPAVTQQIETRLSAGLQTAATPGKIQTFNPWESYCDGLRKMVDIFVIRDAIQQGKLTVFADVMHGAAAGGLEKLLGIPIREINSDRDPLFGGGAPEPLPKYLSEVFHQIHSFRQSHPNALAVGLVFDGDSDRIAAIDGQGNFLSSQILIPILTEHLVVNRGFSGEFIKTISGSDLMPKVAELHGLPVYETPIGYKYIADRMLETKVLLGGEESGGIGYGNHIPERDALLSALYVLEAIVKSNADLSDIYRDLQKRANFSSSYDRIDLHLASMDARTKLVKRLQTQPPSEIAGQPVVDCLSIDGYKFRLGDGRWLLIRFSGTEPVLRLYCEAKTLEQVHETLDWAREWANTAS; this is encoded by the coding sequence ATGGGTTTAGGTAATCGGGACGATGTCACTAACGGTGCAATCACCGCAAAAAGTGGATGCTACACCCTCAATGCGAATACACTCGTTAAGGGAAACCTACTGTATTTTGCTAAAGGCAACCTGCACATGACCCAGACCACTCCTACTTCAGATCTGATTGATGGCATTAAATTTGGTACAGATGGTTGGCGGGGTGTGATTGCAGCAGAATTTACGTTTGATCGGGTTCGATATGTGGCAGCGATCGCAGCACAGGTGTTAGCTGATGTTTATGGCAGCATAACCAACTACAGTCGCTTAATCATCGTGGGCTATGATCGCCGCTTCTTATCAGAAGAGTTTGCTCAAACCGTAGCCGAATCGATTCAGCAGGCTGGATTCAACGTGTTGTTATCGGAAGGATATGCTCCTACACCTGCCTTTAGTTGGGCCGCCAAACAGCAAAATGCCCTGGGGGCCCTGGTGATTACCGCCAGTCACAACCCTGGTAAATATTCTGGCTTGAAAGTGAAAGGAGCATTTGGCGGTTCTGTTGCCCCAGCCGTCACCCAACAAATTGAAACCCGCCTATCTGCAGGACTGCAAACCGCTGCCACACCTGGAAAAATTCAAACTTTCAACCCCTGGGAAAGCTATTGCGACGGGCTGCGAAAAATGGTGGACATCTTTGTAATTCGAGATGCCATTCAGCAGGGAAAACTGACCGTATTTGCAGACGTAATGCATGGTGCGGCGGCAGGTGGCTTAGAAAAATTACTGGGAATTCCAATTCGAGAAATTAATAGTGATCGCGATCCGTTGTTTGGAGGTGGCGCACCGGAACCATTGCCCAAATATTTATCTGAAGTGTTCCATCAAATTCATAGCTTTCGTCAATCCCATCCCAATGCCCTGGCAGTGGGTTTGGTATTTGATGGAGATAGCGATCGCATTGCGGCGATCGACGGACAAGGTAATTTCCTCAGTTCTCAAATTCTGATCCCGATTCTGACAGAGCACTTGGTAGTCAATCGTGGTTTCAGCGGTGAATTCATCAAAACTATTAGCGGCTCCGACCTGATGCCCAAAGTGGCTGAACTTCACGGGTTACCCGTTTACGAAACTCCCATCGGCTATAAATACATTGCTGATCGCATGTTAGAAACGAAAGTGCTCTTAGGTGGGGAAGAGTCGGGTGGGATTGGCTATGGCAACCATATTCCGGAGCGCGATGCTCTATTATCGGCATTATATGTGCTAGAGGCGATCGTTAAATCCAATGCTGATCTCAGCGATATCTACCGAGACCTGCAAAAACGAGCCAACTTTAGTTCTAGCTACGATCGCATTGATCTACACCTTGCCAGTATGGATGCCCGCACCAAACTAGTTAAACGGCTGCAAACTCAGCCCCCTAGCGAGATAGCAGGTCAACCCGTTGTCGATTGCCTCTC
- a CDS encoding putative permease (IMG reference gene:2510097444~PFAM: Domain of unknown function (DUF897)) — protein MDFLSYFLMDFVKQLQSPTLGFLIGGMVIAALGSQLQIPDAIYKFIVFMLLIKVGLSGGIAIRNSNLTEMLLPALFAVVMGILIVFIARYTLAKLPNVKTVDAIATGGLFGAVSGSTLAAGITVLDGQGLKYEAWAGALYPFMDIPALVTAIVVANVYLNKKHKASSTSTMHEALSKQPVAASDYPDQQDYPSSRQEYLSKRQGSGDNRVKIWPIVKESLQGSALSSLLLGLALGILTQPESVYKSFYDPLFRGLLSILMLVMGMEAWSRIGELRKVAQWYVVYSVVAPLLHGFIAFGLGMIAHYATGFSIGGVVLLAVIACSSSDISGPPTLRAGIPSANPSAYIGASTAIGTPVAIAVGIPLYIAVAQALGGG, from the coding sequence GTGGATTTTTTGTCCTATTTTTTAATGGACTTTGTTAAGCAGTTACAGTCCCCGACACTTGGCTTTCTGATTGGTGGTATGGTCATTGCTGCTCTCGGTAGCCAACTGCAAATTCCAGATGCAATTTATAAGTTCATCGTCTTCATGCTGCTTATCAAAGTTGGTCTGAGCGGCGGCATTGCGATCCGCAATTCCAATCTGACAGAGATGCTGTTGCCCGCGCTGTTTGCTGTGGTAATGGGGATCCTTATCGTATTCATTGCGCGCTATACATTAGCTAAGCTGCCGAACGTCAAAACCGTAGATGCCATTGCGACCGGGGGCTTGTTCGGTGCTGTAAGCGGCTCTACTCTTGCCGCTGGCATAACGGTACTGGACGGGCAAGGCCTGAAATATGAGGCGTGGGCTGGCGCACTCTATCCCTTCATGGACATCCCAGCGCTCGTGACTGCCATTGTTGTAGCCAACGTTTATCTCAACAAGAAGCATAAGGCATCATCTACCTCTACTATGCACGAGGCTCTCAGCAAGCAGCCCGTTGCAGCAAGCGACTATCCCGATCAACAGGATTATCCTAGCAGCCGACAGGAGTATCTCAGCAAGCGGCAAGGTTCTGGGGATAATCGGGTCAAGATATGGCCCATTGTGAAGGAAAGTCTCCAGGGATCTGCTCTATCGTCACTGCTGCTTGGCTTGGCTCTAGGCATTCTAACCCAGCCGGAAAGTGTCTATAAAAGCTTCTATGACCCGCTCTTCCGCGGGCTGCTTTCGATCCTGATGCTGGTAATGGGTATGGAAGCCTGGTCAAGGATTGGCGAACTACGTAAGGTTGCCCAGTGGTACGTTGTGTATAGCGTGGTCGCGCCGCTACTGCATGGGTTTATCGCATTCGGTCTCGGCATGATTGCCCATTACGCTACGGGATTCAGCATTGGCGGAGTCGTACTCTTGGCCGTCATCGCCTGCTCCAGTTCAGACATTTCAGGACCACCCACTTTACGAGCCGGTATCCCATCAGCTAATCCCTCCGCCTACATCGGTGCGTCCACAGCCATTGGCACGCCAGTTGCAATTGCTGTGGGAATACCGCTCTACATTGCAGTTGCCCAGGCATTAGGCGGCGGCTAA
- a CDS encoding hypothetical protein (IMG reference gene:2510097445): MAKPAKKLVIVTEKILLKKIANIIEEAGATGYTVVETGGKGSRNVRSSGQPSVSDTTANIKFEVLTADRDMAENIADQVAAKFFIDFAGIIYICDAEVLYGHSFCGPDGC, from the coding sequence ATGGCCAAGCCAGCCAAAAAGCTCGTCATCGTCACGGAAAAGATTCTGCTAAAAAAGATCGCCAATATTATCGAAGAAGCTGGGGCAACTGGTTATACGGTGGTAGAGACTGGCGGTAAAGGCAGTCGCAACGTGCGCTCGTCCGGACAACCCAGTGTTTCCGACACCACAGCAAATATAAAGTTCGAGGTGCTCACGGCAGATCGGGATATGGCCGAGAATATTGCAGACCAGGTCGCAGCGAAGTTTTTCATCGATTTTGCAGGCATTATCTACATCTGTGATGCGGAGGTATTGTACGGACATAGTTTTTGTGGACCAGACGGCTGTTGA